A genomic region of Clarias gariepinus isolate MV-2021 ecotype Netherlands chromosome 23, CGAR_prim_01v2, whole genome shotgun sequence contains the following coding sequences:
- the fam72a gene encoding protein FAM72A has protein sequence MSTSNFKNKCVAQVNCVYCDNLLCTRGMKAVLLADTEIELFSTDMPPNRTVDFVAGCYSTESCKCKLRDIACLKCGNVVGYHVVAPCKPCLLSCNNGHFWMFNSEAVSTINRLDATGVNLLLWGDLPELEGSEDESTDSLLEEEYLR, from the exons ATGTCGACGTCGAATTTTAAGAATAAGTGTGTTGCACAAGTGAACTGCGTTTACTGCGACAATCTTCTGTGTACAAGAGGCATGAAAGCTGTGCTTTTAGCAGACACAGAAATCGAGCTGTTCTCCACTGACATGCCCCCAAACAG GACTGTCGATTTTGTGGCAGGCTGCTATTCAACAGAAAGCTGTAAATGCAAATTAAGAGACATCGCCTGTCTGAAATG TGGAAACGTTGTGGGGTATCATGTAGTGGCTCCGTGCAAACCCTGCCTGCTCTCCTGTAACAATGGCCACTTTTGGATGTTTAACAGTGAAGCTGTTTCCACCATCAACAGACTGGATGCAACAG GAGTGAATCTGTTGCTGTGGGGAGATCTCCCAGAGCTGGAGGGAAGTGAGGACGAGAGCACAGACAGCCTTTTAGAAGAGGAATACCTCAGATAG